One Ricinus communis isolate WT05 ecotype wild-type chromosome 7, ASM1957865v1, whole genome shotgun sequence genomic region harbors:
- the LOC112534090 gene encoding stemmadenine O-acetyltransferase: MAMAAKVKIIQRETIKPSSPTPPELKIHKLSLLDQLIPTNYIPVVLFYPANDGDNLDHHANSTERSLKLKTSLSETLTHYYPFAGRIKDSTSVECDDQGADFIQARINCLLSDVLKSPDAVVLRQFLPAAITSTEAATGNLLLVQATFFHCGGLAVGVCISHKISDATTLKAFIKCWVATATSSSTESATPLFMGASIFPPVDISIPTSVVELMKKQCITKRFVFTGSKIAALKAKVASTTMRNPTRVETVSGLLWKTAMAATRSKLGYSRPSVWSMPVNMRTRFLPPLPESYAGNCLLHINPKIADESELKELVGRIRKEIEGFRENYVKKLRGERAVLATFGFFQEYGNLAMNNDIDLYTCTSWCKLELYDADFGWGGPLWVGIDSIPLSNVVCLMDTRDGDGIEAWLTLGEENMALFESNQELLQFAAVNPSVPFCNV, from the coding sequence ATGGCTATGGCTGCCAAAGTTAAGATCATACAAAGAGAAACTATCAAACCATCTTCTCCTACTCCTCCTGAACTCAAAATTCATAAGCTCTCCCTTCTTGACCAGCTCATTCCGACCAATTACATACCAGTAGTTCTCTTTTACCCTGCAAATGATGGTGATAACTTAGATCACCATGCCAATTCCACTGAAAGATCTCTGAAGCTAAAGACATCATTATCTGAAACCTTAACTCACTATTACCCATTTGCGGGCAGAATCAAAGACAGTACCTCTGTAGAGTGTGATGATCAGGGAGCTGATTTTATCCAAGCTCGAATTAATTGTCTTCTTTCAGATGTTCTCAAGAGTCCTGACGCAGTTGTCCTCAGGCAATTCTTGCCTGCAGCTATAACATCTACTGAAGCAGCAACAGGAAATTTATTACTCGTCCAAGCTACTTTCTTTCATTGTGGTGGCTTGGCAGTTGGCGTTTGTATCTCGCACAAGATTTCCGATGCAACCACATTAAAGGCGTTTATCAAGTGCTGGGTCGCAACCGCTACAAGCTCAAGTACTGAGTCGGCGACTCCTCTATTCATGGGTGCATCTATTTTCCCACCTGTAGACATCTCGATTCCAACTTCCGTAGTTGAGCTGATGAAAAAACAATGCATTACAAAGAGATTTGTGTTCACTGGCTCAAAGATTGCTGCTCTGAAGGCTAAAGTCGCCAGCACAACCATGCGGAACCCGACAAGGGTAGAGACTGTTTCAGGACTTTTATGGAAAACTGCAATGGCTGCAACAAGATCAAAATTGGGGTACTCTAGACCATCTGTTTGGTCTATGCCTGTGAACATGCGTACAAGGTTCCTGCCGCCCCTACCTGAAAGCTACGCGGGTAATTGCCTGTTGCACATCAATCCGAAGATAGCGGACGAGTCAGAATTGAAAGAGCTAGTGGGTAGAATCAGGAAAGAAATAGAAGGATTTCGTGAAAATTATGTGAAGAAACTCCGAGGAGAAAGAGCAGTACTAGCAACTTTTGGGTTCTTTCAGGAGTATGGAAACCTGGCCATGAATAATGATATAGACCTTTATACATGCACCAGTTGGTGCAAACTAGAGCTGTACGATGCTGATTTTGGATGGGGAGGGCCATTATGGGTTGGTATTGATAGTATACCATTGAGTAATGTTGTTTGTTTGATGGATACAAGAGATGGTGATGGAATTGAAGCATGGTTAACTTTGGGTGAAGAAAACATGGCCCTGTTTGAATCTAATCAAGAGCTTCTTCAATTTGCTGCTGTCAATCCTAGTGTTCCCTTTTGCAATGTCTAG